The Chryseobacterium sp. JV274 sequence CTGGTTTAGATCGAAAACCTTCAAACAAAATTCTATACTCCGATTGATAATACTCGTCTATCTCTTCCTGAGAACTTACATTTACCGGCATTCCCATGCATCCGCAATCTGAACTGTTACAGCATAATTGTAAAGGTTCTAAAATAACACCGTGTTTATCCATGGGCAAAAACATTCCCATCTTCAATGGCTGTTTTAGAAACTTAGTGTAGTTCGTTACTCGTACAACGAATTCAAGTCTAGCTTTATCACAGTCATACTGGTGTTCAAAATTAGAATAGACTTCTTCTAAAATTCGTTCTTGCTCCATAACAAAATCAGAAAGGGGGATTAGTTTCATGACTATTATAGTTTAAGTTATTTAAATTCTTTCCAAAATTTTAGCGCTTCATTTACTTGGTCGTTTGTTCCTACTTGAACCATTTTTGGAAGAAAATAATATTTTCTTTTTCTCACCAATGAATGCCTTTTTCTTAATGGGCCATATATAAGTTCTGGATATTCCTCCTCAAATCTTTCCGCTTCACTTTTTACAAATTCTTTATAGTTATCATCGTCTTCGTATAAGTAATAATATTGATCATCTATTGTCATATTACTTATTCTCTTATGTTCTAAAAATGTCTCATATAATATAAGATCAGGATTATATAATTTTTTATTAACCGCTCTTAACCCACTTGCGGACCAGTATTCGCCAAATAAATCTACTATATCTTTCTTGCTTTTAATAGTCGTTAACCATGCATCCCCTATTGAAATACCTGAAGCTGAAATGCTTTTATTGCCATTTACTTCAGCATGTGCGATAGCTTCCTTATTTAAATGTATCTCTAAGTAAGAATTAATAGTATTTTTAGATACTTTAATGTGTTTTATAAATATTTTAAAATTTGGTTTCATGATTGTCGTTTTATTATCACAAATGTATATCTTTTTAATATACAAAACAAATATTAAATGTTAAATTCGTAAATTATTTTGATATACATTTTTTCATTATATTTGTTGCAAACAAGGAACATGGCAAAGAAACAGCAAAACATAAGAATGAATGCCGACGCAAAGGCTATATTGGAAATAATCTGCGAAAAGCGCGATCATTCTCAAGCTCAGGTAATAGAAGAGGCATTAAAAAATGAGGCTAAGAAAGAGAAGATAACAAAAAAGCAAATTGAGGATCACAAAAACCAAACTCCCAACAAATAAAAAACCTCCCATGGCATTAGGAGGTTAAAAGTGTAAAATGAATTATGAGTTAAGATTTGGTGTTAAATAAGCTTTCATGATCACGTCAACCAATATGCCAAATTAATCACCTATTAATTAAATCTTTATTTTAGTGGTATATTTTATTTATTATACATATACGACAATAATAATTAACATCGTATGATCGCAAGCATATAAATGAAATTCATTCACGCATACATTTACTTTCTAATAATAAATGTTGTACAATCTTACAGTACAATCGGCTCTCCCCTAATAAGGAGAGTTTTTATTTCTACAAAAAACCCTCTACGCGGGAGGATACTTAAAAAAACTTGACTTGTTCTTGTCTCTTAAAAAAAACTCCGTAAATATACGGATAGACTGTAGTAATAACTCTACGGGAAACCGTAATGTAAGTAACGTTTTATTCTGTAGATTCACCAAAAATTATACAGAACGACATGTGTTGTCGCGTTGAAGTGTTATTTTCGCTATAATTATTGATACACAAAAGCTGTTTGTATTTCAAAAATGCGACGAAATAGCCTTCTAAGTAATCAAAATGGAAACAAATAGATAATATCAATAACCGTGTAAAATATGCCGCAGTATTACATTTTTTGTTTGTTGTATTGTTACAACAAACAATGTTATAACATTTTTTAGTACATGAATGAATCATCGGAACGAAAATTGCGTATTTTTGTTCACAGAAAGATACATGCATATTAAATTTAATTTGAATATGCAACATTTATTTAAAAAAACTAACTAATTAACCAATAAAACTAAAACAGAAGCCATATTAAATGTCGCATTCTTATCTGAAAAAATCACAAAACACGTATGATTCAGGTGATGTGTTACGGTCTAATAACATGTTTAATTCAAGTATACATTGTTATTACTACACTTGTATGCAGGCCATGAATCATGTTTTCCATATTAAAGAAAACCTAACAGATTCTCAAATTAGAGACCTATCTAAAACAAGTGAATCGCACAACAATGCAATCAATCGATTAGTAAAAATAATCGGATTAAGCTCAAGAAATGCTCTAACTGTCGATCTTATGAAACTAAAAGAAAAAAGACAATTAGCAGATTATAGAGAATTCCTTTTAGATGATGATGATAGCATTGAATCTAAAGGACTATGTGACAACGTAATGGTTCAGTTAAATAAAATATTATGAATAAGCAAATTAAATATTTATTAGAAGAGATTGGTAAAATTCTAAAAATCCATAAAGATCTTCTTATCAAATATGAATATAATTCAAATGTACATGTTCATTTTATTCTTTTGTATTCAAAAACATTAGATAAGGATACTATAAATGCCATTAGTGATAGTATGTATTTGAATTTTGTAGAATTTTTCCCAGATTCTATTGTAGCTATTTTTGACAATGACACTAAATACGAATTTAAGTTTGAAAGCTTATACGACAATACAAATGTTGATAATTGTGTTGTAAAAGTTAAAAACTATAGCTTAAAAACAGATACCATCTTAAGCATAAATAATTTGTCATGTGAAAATAATCAAAAAACAATAAATATTATTGATTATATTTCTAAAATTGCAATGAAATACAACACTGATTTCATCTACGAAGAACAACAAATTATAACTCCAAATATTGAGGGGCAAAAGAAATCCTGCATATATAATGACGAATTTGCCTTTGCTGCATAAATAAAATGAAAACAAACCTACAAACTATAATTTTAGCTGAAACTTCATTTAAGAGAGATAGAAGTATGAAGCCTGAAGACAAGCTTAAATTGAGCACAGAAATTGAAATTAAACATGGAATTGTGAAAGATAGTTTTCTTGTTGTTGAATTTATTTATAATGCTTCTTTCTATTACTCCAAAAAAGATAAAAAAAATAATCAAATAACATATTCATCCAAGCATGTTGCTCAGTTTGAATTAAGCGAATTTGATATTGAAAACAACGATGATTTATTATTGGCTGAAAGATTCTCTAATGTAAATGCCGCGGCTATGATTTTTCCATTTATACGAGAAAATATCGCAACAATATCTGCAAAAGCTGGCATGGCTTCGTTAATTATTCCAATTGCTAATTTT is a genomic window containing:
- a CDS encoding protein-export chaperone SecB; protein product: MKTNLQTIILAETSFKRDRSMKPEDKLKLSTEIEIKHGIVKDSFLVVEFIYNASFYYSKKDKKNNQITYSSKHVAQFELSEFDIENNDDLLLAERFSNVNAAAMIFPFIRENIATISAKAGMASLIIPIANFITLYEEKKEKERQKEDKTKNDK